The DNA sequence CACCGACTTCCTCGACGAGATACGCCGGCTGCAAGCCTCGGTGACCACCGTCGCAGACTGCCGCAAGCCGGTGATCGCCGCGGTGCAGGGCTGGTGCATCGGCGGTGGCGTTGACCTCATCGCGGCCGCCGACATCCGGTACGCGAGTGCCGGGGCGAAGTTCAGCGTGCGCGAGGCCAAGGTCGCGATTGTGGCGGATATTGGCTCACTGCACCGCCTTCCGCCGATCATCGGCGATGGCCACCTGCGCGAACTCGCGTTCACCGGCAAGGACATCGACGCGGCACGGGCCGAGAAGATCGGACTCGTCAACGATGTGTTCGACACTGCAGAGGCAACGCTGGCGGCCGCACACGCCACCGCCGCGGAGATCGCGTCCAATCCACCGCTGGTGGTGCAGGGCGTCAAGGACGTGCTGGGCCGCGAGCGCGAGAGTGTCGTCGCTGACGGCCTCAAGTACGTCTCGACGTGGAACGCCGCGTTCCTGCCGTCGGAAGACCTGCAGGAAGCCATCGGCGCGGTCTTCGAGAAGCGCGATCCCGACTTCAAGGGACGCTAGATCTCCCGGTAGCGGCCCCAGTGCACCGCGTCCTCCAGGGGGCGCCCGTTACGCCAGCCGAAGCGCTCCAGGTCGGGGCGCTCGGCGAACTCACGTACCGGTCCGACGCACAGCCAGGCGATCGGCCTGATATGCGTTGGTGCGTCTATTAATTGGGCCAGGAACTGTTCCTCGTAGAAGGACACCCAGCCGACGCCGATCCCTTCGGCGACCGCGGCGAGCCAGAGGTTCTGGATGGCGAGCACCGCCGAGAACAGCCCGGCGTCCGCAATGGTGTGCCTACCCAGGACGTGCGGACCGCCACGGCCATGGTCGTAGGTGACCACCACCCCGGTGCCGCTTTCGCAGATGCCTTCAATCTTGATGGGGTCAAAGGTGGTTCGCCGTTCCTCCGGCAGGCTGTCGGCGAATCTCTG is a window from the Mycobacteroides salmoniphilum genome containing:
- a CDS encoding crotonase/enoyl-CoA hydratase family protein — encoded protein: MSDSLRASGSSASDWKAFTVETTGHIAQVTLIGPGKGNAMGPDFWRELPLIFTELDADPEVRAIVLAAAGANFSYGLDLPAMAGTFMPLMAEKALAKPRTDFLDEIRRLQASVTTVADCRKPVIAAVQGWCIGGGVDLIAAADIRYASAGAKFSVREAKVAIVADIGSLHRLPPIIGDGHLRELAFTGKDIDAARAEKIGLVNDVFDTAEATLAAAHATAAEIASNPPLVVQGVKDVLGRERESVVADGLKYVSTWNAAFLPSEDLQEAIGAVFEKRDPDFKGR
- the bluB gene encoding 5,6-dimethylbenzimidazole synthase encodes the protein MDVYQAIATRRDVRAEFTGQVVDDATLMKLLQAAHRAPSVGNSQPWDFVVMRESQTLEKFAAHVAEQRQRFADSLPEERRTTFDPIKIEGICESGTGVVVTYDHGRGGPHVLGRHTIADAGLFSAVLAIQNLWLAAVAEGIGVGWVSFYEEQFLAQLIDAPTHIRPIAWLCVGPVREFAERPDLERFGWRNGRPLEDAVHWGRYREI